A genomic region of Cannabis sativa cultivar Pink pepper isolate KNU-18-1 chromosome 1, ASM2916894v1, whole genome shotgun sequence contains the following coding sequences:
- the LOC115709040 gene encoding uncharacterized protein LOC115709040: MTSVYHSSSAEIPPTIIASPPSFSTLVETTVIKGNDIHPNRDPPVDSHPNYVDISPTFLTPEKKINCFSGNFPFDSDFEAMPSKEVADAFLEWYSKGMNMKRKNSPSSPPFVGKNDIITFQSGKKFKLGTTRVTRKRWFFDIYDAKGLLSDEHVDTSLYYLRKKALYHRCCPSFLKCTTTSCLFDFYMGQVCRDVSSLDEIHLRKIFSDIKKFDQGEIMKHPCHSIKILINMIKGDCIEFSKPWVDLNHVFMPLCLQGGISLAHWFLGVLGIDERIIYIYDSFYKANDEAIKNYVRNYCKVLPFILEHLGFHQKRKQYAVGHEEFKLVWIDAPHQGNQTDCGVYLIKFVELLMMGESHFRISQNNVEDMRRKMAIEFWDHACIKLIDDCKTPSVQICKYDQ; encoded by the exons ATGACTTCCGTCTATCATTCTTCAAGTGCAGAAATTCCACCAACAATTATTGCTTCACCACCTTCGTTTTCAACACTTGTTGAAACAACTGTAATCAAAGGAAATGATATACATCCCAATCGTGATCCTCCAGTCGACTCCCATCCAAATTATGTTGATATTTCTCCAACATTTTTGACACCAGAAAAGAAGATAAATTGTTTCTCAGGCAACTTTCCATTTGATAGTGATTTTGAAGCTATGCCTTCAAAGGAAGTAGCTGATGCTTTCTTAGAGTGGTATTCAAAAGGCATGAACATGAAACG CAAGAATTCTCCATCTTCTCCTCCATTTGTTGGAAAAAATGACATTATCACTTTTCAAAGTGGAAAGAAGTTCAAATTGGGTACAACACGTGTTACAAGGAAGAGGTGGTTCTTCGATATATATGATGCTAAAGGTCTTTTATCAGATGAA cATGTTGATACATCTCTGTATTATTTGCGAAAGAAAGCATTATACCATAGATGTTGCCCTTCATTTTTGAAATGCACTACAACAAGTTGTCTTTTTGATTTCTACATGGGTCAAGTTTGTAGGGATGTTAGTTCATTGGATGAAATTCATTTAAGGAAGATATTTTCAGATATAAAAAAGTTTGACCAAGGTGAGATTATGAAGCATCCGTGCCATTCAATAAAAATCTTGATTAATATGATTAAAGGAGATTGTATAGAGTTTTCGAAGCCATGGGTGGATCTTAATCATGTTTTTATGCCATTGTGTCTTCAAGGAGGTATTTCTTTAGCTCATTGGTTCCTAGGTGTTTTAGGAATAGATGAAAGAATTATCTATATCTATGACTCATTTTATAAGGCCAATGATGAAGctataaaaaattatgtgagaAACTACTGCAAAGTTCTTCCATTCATTCTTGAGCATTTGGGATTTCATCAAAAACGTAAACAATACGCTGTTGGTCATGAAGAATTCAAGTTAGTTTGGATTGATGCTCCTCACCAAGGAAACCA AACTGATTGTGGCGTTTACCTCATCAAATTTGTTGAATTATTGATGATGGGGGAGTCTCACTTCCGTATTAGCCAAAACAATGTTGAAGACATGAGAAGAAAAATGGCCATAGAATTTTGGGACCATGCATGCATcaaattgattgatgattgtaaaACTCCATCAGTTCAAATATGCAAATATGATCAGTGA